CTCCGCCATGTCCACCACCTGTTCGGCCGCCTGCCACGGCGTCTTCACAAATTCTATCGATGGACCCACCGCCATGGCCACCACCTGTTCGACCGCCTGCCGAGGCGGCTCCACCGCGGTCCTCGCCTTCTCCCTCTCGACCCTGTTGCGCACCAGCGCCAGCTTTATCTCCGCCAACCGCACGAGCTCCGCGGCCTGCTCGATGCCCACGTCGCACATCCTCCATCCGCCGCCGGACAGCATTTCGTGCATGAGCAGGCTCGCCTCCAGCTCCCTGTTGCCGCGATCCTGCCGGCTGAGCTGCTCCCGCAGCTTGGCCGCCCGCTGGCGGAGGAACCCTTCCTGGTCCGTCTTCTTGCGATTCTGATCCGATTCCGGCACCGCCCTGAACCGCGCCGCCACGCGCG
The DNA window shown above is from Zingiber officinale cultivar Zhangliang unplaced genomic scaffold, Zo_v1.1 ctg145, whole genome shotgun sequence and carries:
- the LOC122036359 gene encoding agamous-like MADS-box protein AGL80, translating into MARKKVTLGWIAHDATRRTTFKKRKQSLLKKVSELATLCAIDACAVVYGPEDEAPEAWPSPAETARVAARFRAVPESDQNRKKTDQEGFLRQRAAKLREQLSRQDRGNRELEASLLMHEMLSGGGWRMCDVGIEQAAELVRLAEIKLALVRNRVEREKARTAVEPPRQAVEQVVAMAVGPSIEFVKTPWQAAEQVVDMAEDPWIGFVLPPLQAVEQAVGTVETVAEDETLNWL